From the genome of Thermococcus stetteri, one region includes:
- a CDS encoding lysylphosphatidylglycerol synthase transmembrane domain-containing protein: MINFGDYTALIRSLDNKSLELLGIALVLYYISTLIYALRWKIVLAGMGENIPVLDLLKVTLSSIFVNNITPMSRGGGEILRVTWVSKKHKIPLTLSTVSIVYERIMEIIPVMFLLLLAITYFATHLLSIAAIFVIFILLIWLKWEDLIKISTKLLKIRLTPEELIKMSALKKKPSLNILAISLSSMAWTLEIARLKLIALAFGWNPSIGFLAIISLANLVFGLMAFTPGGLGIVEGGLFGTLTYFGIPSTLAISITLIERFISYVLSTIVGFLVLIISGGIELWKALKSH; the protein is encoded by the coding sequence ATGATAAACTTTGGCGATTACACAGCCCTTATTCGCTCTCTAGACAATAAAAGCTTGGAGCTTTTAGGAATAGCACTAGTCTTGTATTACATAAGCACCCTTATTTACGCTCTTCGCTGGAAAATAGTACTTGCAGGCATGGGGGAAAATATCCCAGTGCTGGACCTTTTGAAGGTGACCCTATCTTCTATTTTTGTTAACAATATTACCCCCATGAGTAGAGGGGGTGGAGAGATACTTCGAGTAACATGGGTATCAAAGAAGCACAAAATACCTCTAACATTATCAACTGTAAGTATTGTCTATGAAAGGATTATGGAGATAATCCCAGTTATGTTTCTGCTTCTACTTGCCATTACATACTTTGCAACACACCTACTTTCCATTGCTGCCATATTTGTTATTTTCATACTCCTCATATGGCTCAAGTGGGAAGACTTGATAAAAATCTCTACCAAACTCTTGAAAATAAGACTTACCCCAGAGGAACTTATTAAAATGAGTGCGCTAAAGAAAAAGCCCTCTTTAAATATCTTAGCAATAAGCTTGAGTTCGATGGCCTGGACTTTAGAGATTGCAAGACTTAAACTCATAGCCCTTGCATTTGGATGGAATCCAAGTATCGGGTTCCTCGCGATAATATCCCTCGCCAATCTGGTATTCGGATTGATGGCATTCACCCCCGGCGGATTGGGCATCGTGGAAGGAGGACTCTTTGGGACTCTTACCTATTTTGGAATTCCCTCCACACTTGCCATCTCAATCACTCTAATTGAGCGTTTTATCTCATATGTTTTGAGCACTATAGTTGGTTTTCTCGTATTGATAATTTCAGGAGGAATTGAACTATGGAAAGCCTTAAAATCGCATTAG